The Scheffersomyces stipitis CBS 6054 chromosome 5, complete sequence genome contains the following window.
AGTAGTATGATATATCACAAAGGATAACGTCGAGTAGGTAAgtgacttgaagaattatAGTGGAGTTATGCAAATTGGGGAGTTGATGAGGTACACATTTGAGAGTACATGCCTACGGAAGAGACAAGTAATTATTATCATTACAGATATAGAATAGTGGGTAAGTGATATTGGTGTTGGAAGTAGTATTATAGAACGAATATTGAAATACAGCATCATGTGACCTAGACGTGGTGATACATGGATGACCATATTCGGTTGTTATGGGAGGAATATTATGTTGGAAAAATAATCCCAAAGTCGCATTATGTATGTATGACACTTCTAGGGAACCTGAAAGCCTCCTTAGAAACTGAGTAAATTCCGGTCAATATCTTACTCTAATCTAAGGTATTTCATTAAGCatattttcacttctttgGTATACTAGCTATGCTCTGTGTCACTATATACAGTATATTCGAGAAACGAACATTTTCTCTGTTGGCGCAGTCATAGATGATAGATTGATCTGCTATGTACACTACTACATTAAAGCCGAGCATAAACCGGCTGGAAACGAGGAGAATCGAACAAGTTCAGATGCCGCGTTAGATTCTCTGAAATCCGGATTTGAACCAAATTTCATCGCAAGATAGCGTAAAAAAGAGTCGCTGTAAAATGATGTAATAAAAATCTTTAATACCAGGCATAGAACAAGGATCCATCTAATATTACTATTCGTGATACTTTCATTCTTTTGCAGGCTACAATGCAGTGTATGTGGTTACAATACATTTTTATTTGCACCAGATAACCTACACCATCTTAGGAGTGCACAGTTATATTCCTAAGCCTTGGCTTTGCACTGCCGCTAATTGTAAGTTTTGTGATCTTGATTTATTTCCAAGACTTTTCCACCTAAGGCAAATAGAGTACTTAAATCTAACCAACTGCCCGTTTCGACAAATTTGTTTGTATATTTAATAAACTTTATCTATAGTATCAGCTTATACAGCATCCATAATTTTGAAACTTTCGAACTGTGGGCTCACAAACAGACACTTAAACTATTTTGTACCGAACCACTCTACTACTATAATACTAGACGGCATTCAACAATTATGGCTTACATAAGGCAATATGATGTAATATTTGACAAGAGATCCACCTCGGGAGATTCTACATGGACTATTGGTGGAGCTAGATGGGCATTTTTCGCTATTCCCTTCGTTATTATTCTAGTAGGCATATTTGGAACCTTGCGAGCtaacaagaaaagatttCAGCTGGGAGCCAAACCTATCTATGGGACAAGATGGATGACTCCTCCGTCATACAGACAGTCACAAACACAATATGACCAACCTGTAAATATTAGAGATGCAGATCTTCCTAGTACCTACGTCCCAGCCTACACGGCTGAGGCCAATGAATACGATATGGGACATTACGACCAAGCAGGCAAATTCCACTCTAATCCAAACGCGAGGGCCGCTCTAATGGCACCACCACCAAGTGCTCATCAAAGACAGAATTCGGCACATGGTGATGCAATTCCAATCAGTTCTACGGTGCCGGCTGCGGCATTAACAGATGAGGATGGCGATATTTCCAGACCAGAGGGTCCTCCTCCAGACATGGAAAGTGGCACTGGTGAGTCCAGCGAAAGTCTTGGTGATTTCTCTAGATCACCAGGTCACTCTCTGCTGGGACACTCCGGCACCATTCCTGGGTCATTAAATCCTTCTAGTCCTCCTTCTGGTCAATCTGAGGTACGGGAGGGCTCCTCCTCTTCCAGCACTATAGAGGCATTGACAAGTGTT
Protein-coding sequences here:
- a CDS encoding predicted protein, whose product is DSTWTIGGARWAFFAIPFVIILVGIFGTLRANKKRFQSGAKPIYGTRWMTPPSYRQSQTQYDQPVNIRDADLPSTYVPAYTAEANEYDMGHYDQAGKFHSNPNARAALMAPPPSAHQRQNSAHGDAIPISSTVPAAALTDEDGDISRPEGPPP